The Euphorbia lathyris chromosome 4, ddEupLath1.1, whole genome shotgun sequence genomic interval AGAAATTTGAGGTAAATGGAATTGAGATTGGAAGAAAGCAGAAGGGAGAGAAGATAGAAGCCATGTTTGTGTAAATTGAAATTGATAATTGAGAAATTATGTGTTTGGTTgaagagaaaagaaaggaaagtGGGGCTGCAGTGGAGAGTTAAAGGTTTGGTgtgtgaagaagaagaagagaggagagaaagaaaagagagaaagaagaatgaaaatcaaaaattaaaaagggatggaaaagatggtattttttatttttattttggattttggggtttatttgtgataattagataattagaaggggtaaatttataaaataaatataaggactaaattaattcttttctcttttaaattttaagaccgttagtcaatttagcctctgtttgctaacggcctgtaacacatacctctgtttgcaaaaaaaaataccacaggttcgagttTGCAAAAAGTGTAtaccacaagcatttttttttttttttttttgatacttgtcccttttttaaaaagaaaaaatagcaACAGCAAAAGTTGCTTCATCTTTTACTGAATAATCTGTCAATCAGTACATGCAAAAATTAAAACCAAATTTAATATCATTAGGAGCTGCACATCAGAAGTCTGatataaactaaaataaaacatGATTTCGACATGAAATTCAATTCTAATTCACATAGACATatactaaataaaaattagtaAACCATGAAGATGCAAAacttatatttatacttattgaAATGATGACACCTTAGCAACAAATTTTATGTGTCAATTTTAGATTAACTATTTgtttccgctattatatatttataatatattggTAGAGATGTTCAGAGTCGGGAGAGAACTTGAGCACTAGAAAACTTCATTGAACACGTGCATGaagctttaatttttgaaagtaAAGACACccaaaaaattcaattaaacactCATTGTCATTGAAGCACGAGCACCCCTGTCTATCTATGAATCTTGGATCCGTCAATGGACATGTTCATGAACAGGGCTAGTAGTGTTGAGTTTCAACTCTTTCTTAACTCTAACATATAGCTCAAGTTATACAAATATAGAAATGAtggggaaaaaaaaaaatttgaaaagtatataattgtattattttgaatttgaagtaaaaaaagaaaatgtgtGAACTATATATTCTAATTTGCAGATTAGTTACCACTACTCATCAGAACCTACAAAGAAACAACATAAAGACGAGAGCCAACCTTGATTCTATGGTGCAATAGTTGCTGCTGTTCCAGGAATGAAAGCTCCAATATAAACTTGCTTGCATTCATCCATTCCCAGTTCAACGATCTGCTGCAGTTTGAGCAGTTTCATCGTTTTCAAACTACATGAAACCCTTTCGACGCAGGGGTCTTTATCATCAACTGCAACCTTGCAAGAGAGGATAGtgccaaaaatagaaaaaaatgcaTTCACTACTTTACTAGTTCCACCTGTCTAAgattgtctaaaaatgttagtAAATCCATTCTTTCTCATCAGGGGGTTTCAAATTCGGAACATGATCCTGATCCGCTTCCCATTCAAAGGAATGAAGTTTAGCATTGATCTTCAATTCATAGGAGAGTAGCAGCACACACATGGCTAGTAAAATTTACATAGGCATAAACTAAGGATGATCTGGTGACTCGGTCTACAAAACTTGACAGAAAACTGGGGGTGcacatggtcggttaaccagtccattaaacTAACTCAGTAGGTTAACCAATCACTGTAAAAAGGAACTCTGTACACTACATTGATAATAAAAGGTTCTACACATTATGCCCATCTTGGTGTTTATATTACCTCTACAGATTGATGTTTGAATGTATTTCCTTCACAGAATCACAAAAAACTTGCATCGCCCATTAATAATTCAAGCATGTTGTCAGGAGTTAGAAGAGTTGTTCCGCCAACAAGTAATTCGATGTCTGGCCTTCCACTTTCAGCGATTGCTTCACGAGCTTTACGTACCTGACAAGAGATGAACAACCAAAGGTGAAGTAAATGTTGGCTTTCAGTCAAATGATATTTAATACACGGATTTGCAATGCATACAAACTAGCAAATGGATTTTGACAAAAACTGAAAGAATTGCTTTACGGAGCGTCTAATTATAAGTGAATCAACAAAAGAAAAGTGGAGAAACCACAAAACTAAAATTCACCTCTGTGCCATTGATGCCACCAAtgacaaaaaccattattaaattTTGGTCAGCAAGACTTGGTTTTGCCTGCACAACCCAGAAAATAGGTTAGGAATATAATTCAACGGAAATAAGATCAACTTAAAGATTTTCAAGAAGATAAACTTGCCTGTCCAAGACCAAATCTTCCGAAGCCACTTTTAAAAAGTCGTCCAACAGCCGAGGAATGATACTCCAGCCCAGGTACATCCATTTTACTAAGCAGTCTTCTAAGAATCTTATAAAGTAAACCCTTATTTGAGTCATAATCATCAGTTTCCAAATCAAATTTCCCTTCTCTCAATTGTATGTTTCGTGTTTTGAGAGTAGATAGCTTGTGAAAAAACTTGAACAGGTTATCCACCCTATCACGCAACTCCAATTTCAACTGCATCTCATCATATTGCTGATCCTTCTTACTTTTATCACtgtctgcttcttcttcttcttcgcccCATTTACCCCATTGATCATCATCAAAATCATCGATGTCCAACTGTTCAGGTGATGCTTCTACAGTTTCTTCCAATTTTTTCCTATTGAAATTAGCCTCAAGCTCTTCTTTAAGACCATGGAGAAACTTGAGTTTCGATAGTGATTCGTTTTCAAGTATTGCATCCAAAACAGCTTCTTTGAGAAGACGCTCATCTTCCCAAGAAAAAGGACCACCAGAGCCAGAGGTAGGAAAATTCTCACCAGCTAATACATATCCAACAATCGTAAGGAGCAAAGAATCCTGGAAAGAAAGTAATGCTTGTGAGGATTCTGTTCTGCTACTATGCCCACCTGATGCAGCTAAAATACTTTTATGAATAAGATCGCCAATTTGAGCAGCAAGACCCTGGTTTGAGTCTCCAAGACTTGCACCCAATATCTTCTCAGCACTAATAAACGCATCCCATCTGGCATAGTTGGATTCATCAAGGGCAACTAGGATAGCTGCTGCTAATTGAATTATTCCTTTGTTTCTGATTAATGATGATTGGCTTTTAGCTAATGCTTCAATCAGAGGTTTAAACTCCGCTTTAGTAGCAAAACCAGGGCGTGTTTTCACATTAATATTAATGTTTTCCCGCCGCACAGTTTCTTGAAGCCATTTCCTCACCAGTACTGCCCCGTCTTTTGTTCTTCTGTCCAATATAGCTTCAATGTATGGTGTTCCACGAAAAGTTTCAGTGGAAACTAAGGACCCATTAAATACTTCAGAATGAATTGACTTCTCATCACAAACTTTATTACAGAGATTAACTAAGTCCGCAATTTTAGGAGCAGAGTTATTAGAATCCCATCCAGAAAGAAAAGCTTCAATACTTTTTAAAAGCGGCTGACTGTTTATTTCAGAAGCTCCTTCTCTTAATATTTTGGCAAGTGGTATCTGAACATCAAGAGGAGTACGCTCTAGTATAGGAGGACGAAGTTTCAGTTGGGTTTGTGAGCCTTTCGCATGAGAATAAAATGATGTCCGCTCTCTTCGGGGAAGAGATGAAAACATGCGATCAACCAGTGAATCCCCATGACAACAAGGAGTAAGAAGATCAAGTGTCCGATCAATGAGTAAAAGCCCAGCAGAACGTTTGCGGCGGCCCACATCATAAAGACTCGACATATTCGTCATAATCTTTCCAACAGTTTTTGATAAATCACCAACGGAATATATTTCCATTTTAAGGTCCATCTAAAAATTTCAAGAAAGAAAATCCGTCGGtgcaatttataaaaaaatgcaATAAGTGGAAAGAAACAGGAAACAACTGCTTTCACCAATGAAAATGAATCATTAGTCTTTTTACAGTTCCTGCCGTTGCTATATTCGAGCCTTAGATGAAGCATGCCGGGGTGTACTTCAGATGTAAGTATGTACTCTAGACACAACGTTTTGGTTTACTCAAATTGAAAAAATCCAATCTTTATTTATTGTTATGGTTTTAAGGACATGCATAATATACGAGGATAAAAGCATCAACCTAAACAACCAAAGGgggaaaaaaaaaacctcaaaaCTAGgcacagcaaaaaaaaaaaaaaatctcgttTTAAGCATGTAGATGAGTTCAATACCTTTGCAGCAAGATGGTAGAGAAAATGTGCCGTCAGAAGTGCCCCGGGAGGAACATCATCACCATCAGGAGGCACTCCAGAACTTATGGGAGGCAAACCAAGACTAATTGAATCTTCATGTTCAGTTGATAAGTATGCTTCAGCAACAGAGCCCTCGGAAGGCAAGACAAAAACTCTAGGAGATAAAGGACAAAAAATCATGGGGAAGTGGTGCACTGAGATTACCAATGTCTTCCGTGCATCTTCAAAATAATGATCATCTTCATGAAATATTTTTCCACTGGATGGAGTTCCAAGATGAGAAACTTCCTCTTCACTGAGGTGTGACCAACCTTCAACTTCAGAATTTTTTCTTTCGTGGAAGTCTATATCTTTTGAGCGCCTTGGTGTCTCACATTTTCTAATTAGCTCCTCATAATCTTGAAGAAGTAGGGATTCATATTCATGGAATGCATCAGGTCCCAGCGGCGAATCAGGATATGCTGAGTGAGCTATCTAACAATGGCAACAATATGTGAGATCTAAGCATAAGTTCAAACTGTTAAATGGTAAATGAACATGTTGTATGTTTGTAattaagtttttgaattttttacaaTAAAATTTTCAACTTCTACTTTCATGCTAAAATTTGAATTCTACAACAATTTCTATGTAGTAATCTAATATTTCACAAAACACACTAGTTAAACTTAAGAATTCAGGACCTGATGGATAAACTTGAATACACATTCCAGCACATTGGattccttttctttgttttgtttgCTACATAACTTATCATTGTATTAGAAGTAGCAATTTACTTGTTTTACACAAAATCAGCAACAATGCAATACAGATATTTAACTCGGGGATACAAGCAAAAGGCCAATAAAATATTGGAAAAATAGACACTGTACAATTGAAAAGCAATAAAAAGAAAACGCACAAACAAAGAAATAAAGAACTTAATTACCAATAGAGTACCTCGGAGATAGATGTGTATACTGAAAAATGCTGAATACTTCCAAGTGTGCTTAGGCAACGTAAGATATAGCGATGTGAATCACTGAGTAGACGAGATGTAATAACAACAATTTTAGTTGCAGGATCAGACTTTGCATTCCAGCTAACCACCTAGGCAAAAATAAGTGTAGATTATTACATCCTTTTGAGGTTACACATCAAATATTTGTTAAAAGATTCAAGTTCAACTTCATGCACATGGAAAAACGTGGCAAATTGGCAAACCATTAATGGCATGCAGATGCTGCATTTCCCATTTGCTCTCTTCGTTTTATTTTGTACACATTCTAggattttaatttttctacATGGCCTAATGCTAACATGATACACAATGCACAATTACACATAAAAAAAGTGACATTGATGTCAAAATAAGTTTCTGTAGATTCTCACCGCCTCAAGAGCGCACATGTTCTCTAAGCTACAAACAGCTCGTACTCCAAGGTCCAACAATACAGGAAAAACTCCAGCAAAGTGGAAACTCTCTGTACATCCAGAATCAAGGTAAAGAATTGCGTCTTCGATATGTTCTGACATctacaaaagcagagaaaatGGAGCTAATCAAGTTTTATGAAAATTGAAAAGACAAAAAAATGACCAATTCTATGACTTGCAAGATATGTGATGACCACAAACATCATAATTTTAAAGATGCAGAAATGTAGACATATAAATCAAATGTTCAGGGTAAAAAGAAGTTAAAACATGCAAACAACAACCAAAATAAGATGCAATGTCTAATGTGATAACAAAGTCCATTGGAACAACATTCCAAAGAAAATGACACTTTCTACTGTGtcaatagaatttttttttaattgggaACTATTGAAGGACCATGTTGTTGAACGAAGTAATCCCTCCTTAAGAAACCATCACATGTTATCCTTGGTCTTCTTGAGCTTTCTTCAGTCCTCTTAACTAGAATCAGCCAAACTTTTTTTACCAGTGTATATGTTGCTCCATTGCCCCTCCCTGAACTATTTGATATCTAATTATACGCTATGACAAGTTACCCTGGTTTCTAATGATGGCCTCATTTCTGTTTACTAATCTAAGCAAAGTTATGGTAGGCAATATATTCCAGCTTTCCCCCAATGTATCTCTTAAAGTCCTTCATTCTAGCATCCCATTCCTTCATACGACAGTAACAAGGTATCAAAATAATTCTTAAACTAATTCTAAACTCCAAGATCCAAAACACATACTTCGAACTACATTGCTGAAATTACAAATAATGCACTTAGTTTTGATCTTATTTGTTCATCTCCAACTTCTACGCAACCAAAAAGGCTATCAGCAAATACAATTGCACTTCTACATGCTTTGTTTTGTGAGTTCATCAATTGTCGATCAATCAAGAGATGATACCTCAAGGCTATTGTTTGGCGTGTTTTAACATCCAATTCATACATTTCTCACAAGTTTCCTTAAAAAACCCATCTGATCATTTCACATCTTCATAAACTTCGTCGAGAGACCCACCAATGGCTCCGACAGATTAACAAGATCACAAATCGAAATCCAAGTTACACCCTATTAGATTGACCAGAATTAACAGCTGCACGTTCTTTATTCAACAATAGTTATAAACAATAAAATAGATAGAAAAGAACTTACTTGGGTAATGGAATCAACAAAAGCTTTGTTGACATCAATTTGGGCCATTTTGAACCCACAGAATAGCGTGATTCCCAGATCAAAATTTCAGAATCTGATATGAGAATTTCGAAGATTGAAAGAGGAAAACAATCACCATCAGCTGAGGAAGACAATTGGAAAACAGAAAACTTCAATCCCTATAGAATTTCAAGCCAATCATCCCTAAACAAGCTGAATTGAATTTCAACCGGTTGACTCGGACTGGTTGAACCGGATGACgacataaataatatatataaaaaacattaaatatatatataaaataaaattctaataattaAACATGACAATCCATAcaccaaaatataaaaaattagttCGATACAATATTCAAGTATGGAACTAAATGAAATCCCAAAAAACCTCCTAAAAACCAGACTAAGATTTTCCAAGCTCTTGCAGGAAAAAGGCTTAATGTACAatttcaaatatcttgtgttcattaTAAATCCCTAAACTCGACTGCTGTATTTAAGGCTTCAAGGTTAAAAGTTATAAAAATCTAAAAAGTGGGAAAAGATAAAATGATTATGGGTTAAATCACCTCTGGTTTAATCTTGAATTTACTTGCCTAGAGAGTTGGGTTCAGCTAGAATAGTGAATGAGAACTACATTTCATCCTCCATCCATAAactaaaagggcggcccggtgcactaggcgtccccgctgagcgagggtcctgggaggggtcccaccacaagggtgtactgggagcaagccttcccctaccaatttatttggcaagaggccgctcctaagactcgaacccggcaactaaaattaaacaaattacaATAGGATTAGTTTTCAGCGAGATCATGCAAAGAAGTAAGTGAGACtaataattaaagaaaaatgctaaacgGATGAAGGAAAGATGTAAAAATCGGACATGCAGGAATTATACCTCTAAAAACCACGGTCGATCTCATCAAGAACCTGTGCGTTTGGATCGTAAAAGTACCAGAAAGGGAAAGCGCCGTTTAGAGTCTCCATCACCATAGAGAGTAGCCGTTATTAGGGAGTTGTCGCCGGAGTTTAAAGGCGACGTGGGAGGAGCCTTAGGGCCAGACTGAAAATCTGCCGTTTTAAGAGAGAAGGAGCGGCGGTAGATTTTAGGGAGGATGAGTCTGGTTTTGCAAAAGGCATCTCTGTAATTTGGGGAAAGTGAGAAAGTTAGGGTTATAAATCTAACACATATAGGAAGGAGAGACCTTAAGGTTAAAAGCTTCTGGCGCTCAAGCCCAAGCTCCCTAAGTCCATTCTCCAATTCATTAAAACCAGAGGTAATTTAACCCATAATTATTCAGATTTGTAAACagagaaaacagagaaagaatTCCCAAATAATGAATCTCACTTGCGGCAAATACATAAGAGCAGTAGGCATTGTAAACACCAGTCAAGAGGAGAAAACGGGAAAGAGAAGAAAATACCAGGCAGATGGAGTGACGCCGTCGCCGCGGTGGTCGGTTTTGAAGTCGTCGGGCAGGGAATGAGAAGAAGAATAAGACAGCAACAGAATGAAAAGCACCCAAATTCTAGGGTTCCATACTGTACAGCAGCAAGAAAAAAtgaagagagaagaaagaaCGAAGTGATTCGGGTCTGCTAAATTAAAGTGGGTCTAATTAAAATTGGATAAGTTATATTTGGGTActcaaaattttatatatttataaattaaaccaGCAGCAAACACTTTTTTGTTCAACACCGGGGTGAAACCGGGTCGCCGGGTTGATCCCGAGTTGCCGGTTTCACCTGGTTCTCTTATGAGGTCACTGGTAGTGACCCCTAGACATGTCCATGGACCGAGCTCGGACCGAACGGGCTTTTAGATAAAAACACTCGGTTCAAGTCCAGCCCACTTCAAATTTAGATGGGCACGGGTTTAAACATCAAATCTCAAACCCATCCACTATAAACCCACCTAAgcccgtgtcccttggaccGGATTTGGACAATAAAAATTGATCTTAGGCTCGGCCTAGGCCCGCtaaagcccgcctattttttgggcgggtttgggattaataaaaatagcacggACCGATCCGGGTCGGCgcgcctattaatattaattaataaatgtataaatttatatattaaatatttatttttaagtataatatttattttttataattaataattttatatatatatttagatggACTTATATAAGTTAGGGTTTGggatttaatttttaggaaatttacaaggaaattcaaattttaaaatttatctaCAGTTTTGTCAAtaactaattttaattatatcatgCCTAAAAATATTGACAATTAAAGGAAATGTACCTTCCACTACCCATTTCACTCATTCACGTTTTTAAAAACTTAATCTGACATTTATAAGATAAAAATTAACACTTTTGATATATTGAgaattaaactattaaaattgatgaaacaataataatattattatttctttcaaaaaaaataataatattattatttacagCTTCTACGACGATAGATAGGGGTCAGGTTTGTTTGGCATCTATGCTCCCTGCCCTCCAAAGATTTTCATGTAAATGACCtatgatttttaagcccgagccaGCCCGGCTAAATTAATAGTGAGTTGGGCTAGGTTTGGACTGCGCATTTTTACCTAAAAACCTGATAAGTCCGACCCGAGCCTggcccatggacaggtctacCCCTAAATAAACTAACCGTATCGAATGTCTGGCCAGTTCTCGATTGAACCGGTTCAACCGGCCGGTCTAGTCCGATTTTCAAAACCATGGATAAAAAATGAGATGACGAAGGCAAAAGCAGTTGTTCAGTAAAACGACTGTGATTAACCTGTACGACAGCGTTTTATTAGTTTCGAACGGGGAACGTATGAATGttgtagatttttttttgttaccaACAAAGATAAGGATATATTGGAAAGGAaatggtaaataattataaggttatTGTATTCTTACTTAACTTACTATCGTATTATTATAAAGTCCTTaggttttattttaatcaattttttagtacatttatttatttttatatataaaagtacACAATTGTCCCTaattatacaaataaaataattcatCTTCtagttttcaaatttaatcaaaatggTTTTTTCAATGAAATTTATGTGGTATATATACACCGAAATTCTTATACTtatgtatattaattataaaaagaaaattatatttcttGTTCTCCTAAAAAAtcacttttataattttatattattctactccaattttaataattttacaatatttatcattcattttttaatgaataagttCTACACTACTAAATTAAAGATTTTActtatatgaaaattaataaaacaattaaCTAATGTTGAAGAGATTATTAttataaaggaaaaaaaacataaaataggaaaaatagatattttattattagaatatataataaaatgtagttttggtattttaaatttatttagtttaatttgaCCATTTACTCAAATATAAGAACTAAAGAGTTggcgaaaataaaaaattaatgactATATAATCATTTCTAAAAACACAAAGACTAACTAGTGTATTATATAAAAACACAgtgaccttataattatttacctaaGAGGAAAAAAGCATTACAAAAAGAAGGCATGCTATTGAGCTAACATATCTTAAAATTatttagaaaacttgaaaaataaATGTCTTTCGTTTTTTAAAGGAattaaattaatgagtcacaatCGGGCAAAAAATGTCAATAACACCCACAAGATAACTaggtaaatgataaaaaaaaataatgggaCTAATATCAAACCGAGACTCCCTAGATAACACGTGAGCTATCTCATTTGCTCGTCCATGTACAAAAGGTAACTGAGTAGCAGTCATGAGAAACAAAAAGACTCTGACACTGCTGGACTAAATTCTCAAACTCTATATCATATGTCACGCACGAATTAACAGCATCAACAACAACTTTGGCATCTGATTCGAAGATCACATTTGAATAATCTCTCTCGTTCGCCCAAAGCATAGCTTCCAACAAGGCCAACGCTTCACTTTCCCGTACTAGAGGCGCTCCATCCAACCGACGAATCTGAGCAGCGACAAATCTTCCATCAACATTATGAACCAGCACTAATTCTACCATGACTAGCTAACCTGAACGAGGCTGCATCAACATTGCACTTTGCGAAGTAAATGGAGGAGCATGCCATAACGCAAGATGGACCTGTTGTCGTCGATGTACAATTAACAGCGTCAATCTGCCGCAACTAGTGAATCTGGATCCAATCATACAGAACTTCTAAGGCTGTTGAGACCGTATTAGACGCAGACACTACCACATTCCGCCACAGCTTCTCGTTACACAAAGACCAGATCATCTATAGCACCACCACAAACTTCCCTGCAACCAGCTTTAGACCCTATTTAAAACCACAAAGACCAACCCCCTGAAGTTCGTCGTTGACTATGCCATGTTCCAATCGATAAGATATGTGGGTCAAACCCAACAGGCCCATCACTACAAAGTAGGCCCTTTTTTTAATCAAACTCATGGACAACCATGAGCCACATAAAGCTCTATATAAGGCAAACCAATACTATTAGTAAGAGATCCCAACATTCTCTCTCTCACTTTCTCTTGTTGATAATGCTTTAGTGGTGTTTAAAGTTTTCATTTTGAAAACACATCTGAAAGGTTGGGTGAATTAATTTTCCCTAAAGTTGGACATGAGCAAAACATACAATAGAATGGAATGGGAGTTTTTGGATCAGGTTAGGGGAAAAATGGAATTCTATCTTCATTTACTAATTATGAAATGCATCTGTactatattttttctttctttgttaATTGACAGATCACATGTCAAAGGGCTAATTAGGCCTGAGCATAGCCTTCGGCAGGATGACTCCATCTCCCTTTATTTTTTCTTGTTATGTGCAAATGGCTTGTCTTCCTTCCTAAGAGAAAGGAAAAGTTATTCATAGGGTTTTTTTTTCAGATGATGCTACAATTTTTGGCAAAGGTACTCATCAATAGGGTAAAGAAATGCAAAATTTGTTAAAACTATATAAACGATCATCGAGGCAGTGTGTTAACTAATAAATCTGATTTATCTTACTATGCAAATTTTCCTTTGCAATTTAAAGCACATTTAAAGAGGATTTCCCAAGCTCGAGAAATTAGGAATCTACCTAAATATTTGCGAATTTCCACAATAGgggaaaattccaagaattaaatACCATGGTTCTTAAAATTGAaactgatgaaaatggtaaatgAGTGGTAGAGAAGTTGTTTATCCATGAGTGGGAATGATATAGTAATAAAAGCATATCCCGACATATATAATGAGTTGTTTCAAACTCTCGGATAATCTTTGCAAAGAGCTCCAACATATAATAAGCCGCTTTTGGTTGAAACCATGAGTTTAATCAACCCTTTTAACAATTTGTTGGTAAAGCGAGTGGTGGTGGGGTGGGGTAGATGGATGTCATCCATTAATTTGGTTATACTA includes:
- the LOC136227624 gene encoding sec1 family domain-containing protein MIP3, with amino-acid sequence MAQIDVNKAFVDSITQMSEHIEDAILYLDSGCTESFHFAGVFPVLLDLGVRAVCSLENMCALEAVVSWNAKSDPATKIVVITSRLLSDSHRYILRCLSTLGSIQHFSVYTSISEIAHSAYPDSPLGPDAFHEYESLLLQDYEELIRKCETPRRSKDIDFHERKNSEVEGWSHLSEEEVSHLGTPSSGKIFHEDDHYFEDARKTLVISVHHFPMIFCPLSPRVFVLPSEGSVAEAYLSTEHEDSISLGLPPISSGVPPDGDDVPPGALLTAHFLYHLAAKMDLKMEIYSVGDLSKTVGKIMTNMSSLYDVGRRKRSAGLLLIDRTLDLLTPCCHGDSLVDRMFSSLPRRERTSFYSHAKGSQTQLKLRPPILERTPLDVQIPLAKILREGASEINSQPLLKSIEAFLSGWDSNNSAPKIADLVNLCNKVCDEKSIHSEVFNGSLVSTETFRGTPYIEAILDRRTKDGAVLVRKWLQETVRRENININVKTRPGFATKAEFKPLIEALAKSQSSLIRNKGIIQLAAAILVALDESNYARWDAFISAEKILGASLGDSNQGLAAQIGDLIHKSILAASGGHSSRTESSQALLSFQDSLLLTIVGYVLAGENFPTSGSGGPFSWEDERLLKEAVLDAILENESLSKLKFLHGLKEELEANFNRKKLEETVEASPEQLDIDDFDDDQWGKWGEEEEEADSDKSKKDQQYDEMQLKLELRDRVDNLFKFFHKLSTLKTRNIQLREGKFDLETDDYDSNKGLLYKILRRLLSKMDVPGLEYHSSAVGRLFKSGFGRFGLGQAKPSLADQNLIMVFVIGGINGTEVRKAREAIAESGRPDIELLVGGTTLLTPDNMLELLMGDASFL